A single Brassica rapa cultivar Chiifu-401-42 chromosome A04, CAAS_Brap_v3.01, whole genome shotgun sequence DNA region contains:
- the LOC103864603 gene encoding probable protein phosphatase 2C 21 isoform X1: protein MGTYLSSPKTEKLSEEGENDTLRYGLSSMQGWRATMEDAHAAILDVDDKTSFFGVYDGHGGKVVAKFCAKYLHQQVLSNQAYGAGDIETSLQRAFFRMDDMMQGQRGWRELAALGDKMNKFSGMIEGFIWSPRSGGDVNNQPDNWPLEDGPHSDFTGPNCGCTACVALIKDKKLFVANAGDSRCVISRKGQAYDLSKDHKPDLEAEKERILNAGGFIHAGRINGSLNLTRAIGDMEFKQNKFLPSDKQMVTANPDINTIDLCDDDDFLVVACDGIWDCMTSQQLVDFIHEQLKSETKLSTVCEKIVDRCLAPDTASGEGCDNMTIILIQFKKPNPSETEAEEAKEEEAKQEPSQEAQDEPSSSS from the exons ATGGGGACTTACCTAAGTTCTCCCAAAACTGAGAAGCTATCAGAAGAAGGTGAGAATGATACGCTCAGATATGGTTTATCCTCTATGCAAGGTTGGCGTGCCACCATGGAAGATGCG CATGCCGCAATTCTTGATGTGGATGATAAGACATCCTTCTTCGGTGTGTACGATGGTCATGGAGGTAAGGTTGTAGCAAAGTTCTGTGCAAAGTATCTACACCAGCAGGTTCTGAGTAACCAAGCGTATGGAGCTGGAGACATTGAAACATCTCTTCAAAGAGCATTCTTTAGAATGGATGACATGATGCAAGGACAGAGAGGATGGAGAGAGCTGGCTGCACTTGGCGACAAGATGAATAAGTTTAGCGGCATGATTGAAGGATTCATATGGTCACCGAGAAGCGGTGGTGACGTCAATAACCAGCCTGATAATTGGCCTCTTGAGGAT GGTCCTCATTCTGATTTCACCGGACCTAATTGCGGGTGCACAGCATGTGTAGCTCTTATTAAAGATAAGAAGCTCTTTGTTGCTAATGCTGGTGACTCACGTTGTGTGATCTCGAGGAAAGGTCAGGCTTATGATCTTTCGAAAGATCACAAGCCTGATCTTGAAGCTGAAAAGGAAAGGATATTAAACGCTGGTGGctttattcatgctgggcgtATTAATGGAAGCTTGAATCTCACAAGAGCCATTG GTGACATGGAGTTCAAGCAGAATAAATTCTTACCATCTGATAAGCAAATGGTCACTGCTAATCCAGATATAAACACT ATTGACCTATGTGATGATGATGACTTTCTTGTTGTTGCATGTGATGGAATCTG GGATTGTATGACAAGCCAGCAGCTGGTGGATTTTATCCATGAGCAGTTAAAATCT GAAACAAAGCTTTCGACGGTTTGCGAAAAGATTGTTGATAGATGTTTGGCTCCAGACACTGCGAGTGGTGAAGGTTGTGATAATATGACCATCATCTTGATCCAGTTCAAGAAGCCTAACCCATCTGAGACCGAAGCAGAAgaagcaaaagaagaagaagccaaacaAGAACCAAGCCAGGAGGCCCAGGACGAGCCGAGCTCATCAAGCTAG
- the LOC103864603 gene encoding probable protein phosphatase 2C 21 isoform X2, which produces MGTYLSSPKTEKLSEEGENDTLRYGLSSMQGWRATMEDAHAAILDVDDKTSFFGVYDGHGGKVVAKFCAKYLHQQVLSNQAYGAGDIETSLQRAFFRMDDMMQGQRGWRELAALGDKMNKFSGMIEGFIWSPRSGGDVNNQPDNWPLEDGPHSDFTGPNCGCTACVALIKDKKLFVANAGDSRCVISRKGQAYDLSKDHKPDLEAEKERILNAGGFIHAGRINGSLNLTRAIGDMEFKQNKFLPSDKQMVTANPDINTIDLCDDDDFLVVACDGIWDCMTSQQLVDFIHEQLKSVS; this is translated from the exons ATGGGGACTTACCTAAGTTCTCCCAAAACTGAGAAGCTATCAGAAGAAGGTGAGAATGATACGCTCAGATATGGTTTATCCTCTATGCAAGGTTGGCGTGCCACCATGGAAGATGCG CATGCCGCAATTCTTGATGTGGATGATAAGACATCCTTCTTCGGTGTGTACGATGGTCATGGAGGTAAGGTTGTAGCAAAGTTCTGTGCAAAGTATCTACACCAGCAGGTTCTGAGTAACCAAGCGTATGGAGCTGGAGACATTGAAACATCTCTTCAAAGAGCATTCTTTAGAATGGATGACATGATGCAAGGACAGAGAGGATGGAGAGAGCTGGCTGCACTTGGCGACAAGATGAATAAGTTTAGCGGCATGATTGAAGGATTCATATGGTCACCGAGAAGCGGTGGTGACGTCAATAACCAGCCTGATAATTGGCCTCTTGAGGAT GGTCCTCATTCTGATTTCACCGGACCTAATTGCGGGTGCACAGCATGTGTAGCTCTTATTAAAGATAAGAAGCTCTTTGTTGCTAATGCTGGTGACTCACGTTGTGTGATCTCGAGGAAAGGTCAGGCTTATGATCTTTCGAAAGATCACAAGCCTGATCTTGAAGCTGAAAAGGAAAGGATATTAAACGCTGGTGGctttattcatgctgggcgtATTAATGGAAGCTTGAATCTCACAAGAGCCATTG GTGACATGGAGTTCAAGCAGAATAAATTCTTACCATCTGATAAGCAAATGGTCACTGCTAATCCAGATATAAACACT ATTGACCTATGTGATGATGATGACTTTCTTGTTGTTGCATGTGATGGAATCTG GGATTGTATGACAAGCCAGCAGCTGGTGGATTTTATCCATGAGCAGTTAAAATCTGTAAGTTAA